A region from the Streptomyces tsukubensis genome encodes:
- a CDS encoding DUF3105 domain-containing protein: MASGKNSKSYSKNNAAHDRRARIEAARKIEAARERRNRIITIGISGVVVAGLVGFGVFVINKDNAEEKQAVAERKEPITGEKVWDAKKLGQTHVKGAVSYPDKPPVGGDHHQAWMNCDAKVYKEPVPNENAVHSLEHGAVWVTYTDKAAKGDIEKLEKKVKDTAYSLMSPYKDQAGAIMLTAWGKQLTVDSADDPRVNKFFSKYVLGEQTPEKGATCSGGVEGK, translated from the coding sequence ATGGCTTCCGGTAAGAACTCCAAGAGCTACTCGAAGAACAACGCCGCCCACGACCGCCGGGCCCGAATAGAGGCGGCGCGGAAGATCGAAGCGGCCCGCGAGCGGCGCAACCGCATCATCACGATCGGCATCAGCGGTGTCGTCGTGGCCGGGCTCGTCGGCTTCGGCGTCTTTGTGATCAACAAGGACAACGCGGAGGAGAAGCAGGCCGTCGCGGAGCGCAAGGAGCCCATCACGGGCGAGAAGGTCTGGGACGCGAAGAAGCTCGGCCAGACGCATGTGAAGGGCGCGGTCAGCTACCCGGACAAGCCTCCGGTCGGCGGCGATCACCACCAGGCGTGGATGAACTGCGACGCCAAGGTCTACAAGGAGCCGGTCCCCAACGAGAACGCCGTCCACTCGCTGGAGCACGGCGCGGTCTGGGTGACGTACACCGACAAGGCCGCCAAGGGTGATATCGAGAAGCTGGAGAAGAAGGTCAAGGACACGGCCTACTCCCTGATGAGCCCGTACAAGGACCAGGCGGGCGCGATCATGCTGACCGCGTGGGGCAAGCAGCTCACCGTCGATTCGGCGGACGACCCGCGGGTCAACAAGTTCTTCTCGAAGTACGTCCTCGGGGAGCAGACCCCGGAGAAGGGCGCCACCTGCTCGGGCGGAGTGGAAGGCAAGTGA
- a CDS encoding glutamine synthetase family protein — translation MDKQQEFVLRTLEERDIRFVRLWFTDVLGFLKSVAVAPAELEQAFDEGIGFDGSAIEGFARVYESDMIAKPDPGTFQILPWRAEAPGTARMFCDILMPDGSPSFADPRFVLKRMLARASDLGFTFYTHPEIEFFLLKDKPVDGSRPVPADNSGYFDHTPQNVGMDFRRQAITMLESMGISVEFSHHEGAPGQQEIDLRYADALSTADNIMTFRLVMKQVALEQGVQATFMPKPFSEYPGSGMHTHLSLFEGDRNAFYESGAEYQLSKIGRSFIAGLLRHAAEISAVTNQWVNSYKRIWGGSARSAGAGGEAPSYICWGHNNRSALIRVPMYKPGKTGSSRVEMRSIDSGANPYLTYAVLLAAGLRGIEQGYELPPGADDDVWALSDAERRAMGIEPLPQNLGEAIALMERSELVAETLGEHVFDFFLRNKKQEWEEYRSEVTAFELRKNLPVL, via the coding sequence ATGGACAAGCAGCAGGAATTTGTGCTCCGCACGCTGGAGGAGCGCGACATCCGCTTCGTGCGCCTCTGGTTCACCGATGTGCTGGGCTTCCTGAAGTCCGTCGCCGTCGCACCCGCCGAACTGGAACAGGCGTTTGACGAGGGCATCGGCTTCGACGGCTCCGCCATCGAGGGCTTCGCCCGGGTCTACGAATCCGACATGATCGCCAAACCGGACCCCGGCACCTTCCAGATCCTGCCCTGGCGCGCCGAGGCCCCCGGCACCGCCCGGATGTTCTGCGACATCCTCATGCCGGACGGCTCGCCGTCCTTCGCGGACCCCCGCTTCGTCCTCAAGCGGATGCTGGCCAGGGCCTCCGATCTCGGCTTCACCTTCTACACCCACCCCGAGATCGAGTTCTTCCTGCTGAAGGACAAGCCCGTCGACGGCAGCCGCCCGGTGCCCGCCGACAACTCCGGCTACTTCGACCACACCCCGCAGAACGTCGGCATGGACTTCCGCCGCCAGGCCATCACGATGCTGGAGTCCATGGGCATCTCGGTCGAGTTCAGCCACCACGAGGGCGCCCCCGGCCAGCAGGAAATCGACCTGCGCTACGCCGACGCGCTCTCCACCGCCGACAACATCATGACCTTCCGGCTGGTGATGAAGCAGGTCGCGCTGGAGCAGGGCGTGCAGGCCACGTTCATGCCCAAGCCCTTCAGCGAGTACCCCGGCTCCGGAATGCACACCCACCTCTCCCTCTTCGAGGGTGACCGGAACGCCTTCTACGAGTCCGGCGCCGAGTACCAGCTCTCCAAGATCGGCCGCTCGTTCATCGCCGGACTGCTGCGCCACGCCGCCGAGATCTCCGCCGTCACCAACCAGTGGGTGAACTCCTACAAGCGCATCTGGGGCGGCTCCGCCCGCAGCGCGGGCGCGGGCGGCGAGGCCCCCTCGTACATCTGCTGGGGCCACAACAACCGCTCGGCGCTGATCCGGGTCCCGATGTACAAGCCGGGCAAGACGGGCTCGTCGCGGGTGGAGATGCGCTCCATCGACTCCGGCGCCAACCCCTATCTGACCTATGCGGTGCTGCTCGCCGCCGGACTGCGGGGCATCGAGCAGGGGTACGAGCTGCCGCCCGGCGCCGACGACGACGTCTGGGCCCTCTCCGACGCCGAACGCCGCGCCATGGGCATCGAGCCGCTGCCGCAGAACCTGGGCGAGGCGATCGCACTGATGGAGCGGAGCGAACTGGTCGCCGAGACCCTCGGCGAGCACGTCTTCGACTTCTTCCTCCGCAACAAGAAGCAGGAGTGGGAGGAGTACCGCTCCGAGGTCACCGCCTTCGAACTGCGGAAGAACCTTCCGGTGCTGTAG
- a CDS encoding VOC family protein yields MELTLEVVNLQVSDLDRAKRFYTEGCGFRADLDQEVAPGVRIIQLTPPGSRCSVALAAGLPAVPGLTKPAPGTAYGLQLCSTDITATREALAAGGVDVSAVMHLGEGGWAEGKGGVWNSFLFFADPDGNSWTVQEAPAPLSER; encoded by the coding sequence ATGGAACTCACCCTCGAAGTCGTCAATCTGCAGGTGTCCGATCTCGACCGGGCCAAGCGGTTCTACACGGAGGGCTGCGGCTTCCGTGCCGATCTCGACCAGGAGGTCGCGCCGGGGGTACGCATCATCCAGCTGACGCCCCCGGGCTCGCGCTGTTCGGTCGCCCTGGCCGCCGGGCTCCCCGCGGTCCCCGGTCTGACGAAGCCCGCCCCCGGCACGGCCTACGGACTCCAGCTCTGCTCCACCGATATCACCGCCACCAGGGAGGCGTTGGCGGCGGGCGGTGTTGACGTGTCGGCCGTGATGCATCTGGGCGAGGGCGGCTGGGCCGAGGGCAAGGGCGGGGTGTGGAACTCCTTCTTGTTCTTCGCTGACCCCGACGGCAACAGCTGGACGGTCCAGGAGGCCCCGGCGCCGCTCTCCGAGCGCTGA
- a CDS encoding bifunctional [glutamine synthetase] adenylyltransferase/[glutamine synthetase]-adenylyl-L-tyrosine phosphorylase, giving the protein MTTVPGRRSSTFTRLLRHGFTDPATAERLLALPALASVREDPLLLDALGATADPDLALTGLVRLAEAQPDGDDRVLLDTLTTSKPLRDRLLGVLGASEALGDHLARHPGDWRALATYEASDLHPGVAEFEECLADAGDPVALRIAYRRCLLSIAARDVCATTDVAQTAGELADLAIATLRAALAIARAAAPEDAARCRLAVIALGKCGGQELNYVSDVDVVFVGEPAGGADENTGIQAATRLASHLMRICSETTVEGAIWPVDANLRPEGRNGPLVRTLSSHLAYYQRWAKTWEFQALLKARAVAGDPLLGEEYIEALSPLVWQAAERENFVTDVQKMRRRVIDNIPAAEVDRELKLGPGGLRDVEFAVQLLQLVHGRSDAGLRSGSTLAALQALAAGGYVGRVDAAQLDDAYRFLRAMEHRIQLFRLRRTHLVPEDPTDLRRLGRSLGFRTDPVTELHREWRRHASVVRRLHEKLFYRPLLDAVAQLAPGEARLSAKAAGQRLEALGYADPAAALRHIEALASGVSRKAAIQRTLLPVLLNWFADSADPDAGLLGFRKVSDALGKTPWYLRLLRDEGAAAENLARVLSAGRLAPDLLLRAPEAVAILGDPDGLRPRRRDHLQPEILAAVGRAASAEAAVAAARGVRRRELFRTAAADLIGSYGTEDSPAETDTGALVDQIGTALTDLTAATLAGALRAAVRERWGDELPTRFAVIGMGRFGGQELSYGSDADVLFVHEPREGVDDQEAARAAGLVVEEMRRLLQLPTADPPLLIDADLRPEGKSGPLVRTLASYEAYYRRWSLVWEAQALLRAEPVAGDPELGARFMELVDPLRYPAEGLGEDAVREIRRLKARMESERLPRGADPTLHTKLGRGGLSDVEWTVQLMQMRHGWSEPGLRTTRTREALAAAHAAGLIATEDAQILDEAWVLATRVRNAVMLVRGRPGDTFPSETRELAAVARYLGFGPGHAGDMLDTYRRVTRRARAVVDTLFYES; this is encoded by the coding sequence ATGACGACGGTGCCGGGACGCAGAAGCAGTACCTTCACCCGACTGCTGCGGCACGGATTCACCGACCCGGCCACCGCGGAGCGGCTCCTCGCGCTGCCCGCCCTGGCCTCCGTCCGCGAGGACCCCCTCCTCCTCGACGCGCTGGGCGCCACCGCCGACCCCGATCTCGCGCTGACCGGCCTGGTGCGGCTGGCGGAGGCCCAGCCCGACGGCGACGACCGGGTCCTCCTCGACACCCTCACCACCTCGAAGCCCCTGCGCGACCGGCTCCTCGGGGTGCTCGGCGCCTCCGAGGCGCTCGGTGACCACCTGGCCCGCCACCCCGGCGACTGGCGGGCCCTCGCCACGTACGAAGCCTCCGATCTGCACCCCGGCGTCGCCGAATTCGAGGAGTGCCTCGCCGACGCGGGAGATCCGGTCGCCCTGCGCATCGCCTACCGGCGCTGTCTGCTCTCCATCGCCGCCCGCGACGTCTGCGCCACCACCGACGTCGCCCAGACCGCCGGTGAACTCGCGGACCTCGCCATCGCGACCCTGCGGGCCGCCCTCGCCATCGCCCGCGCCGCCGCGCCCGAGGACGCCGCCCGCTGCCGGCTCGCCGTCATCGCCCTCGGCAAATGCGGCGGCCAGGAGCTCAACTACGTCTCCGACGTCGACGTCGTCTTCGTCGGCGAGCCCGCCGGGGGCGCCGACGAGAACACCGGAATCCAGGCCGCCACCCGTCTCGCCTCCCATCTGATGCGGATCTGCTCCGAGACCACCGTCGAGGGCGCCATCTGGCCCGTCGACGCCAACCTCCGGCCCGAGGGCCGCAACGGGCCGCTCGTCCGGACCCTCTCCAGCCATCTGGCGTACTACCAGCGCTGGGCCAAGACCTGGGAGTTCCAGGCGCTCCTCAAGGCCCGGGCGGTGGCCGGCGACCCGCTGCTCGGCGAGGAGTACATCGAAGCCCTCTCACCCCTGGTCTGGCAGGCCGCCGAACGCGAGAACTTCGTCACCGACGTCCAGAAGATGCGCCGCCGCGTCATCGACAACATCCCCGCCGCCGAAGTCGACCGCGAACTGAAACTCGGGCCCGGCGGGCTGCGGGACGTCGAGTTCGCCGTCCAGCTGCTCCAGCTCGTCCACGGCCGCAGCGACGCCGGCCTCCGCAGCGGCAGCACCCTCGCCGCGCTCCAGGCGCTGGCCGCCGGAGGGTACGTCGGCCGGGTCGACGCCGCCCAGCTCGACGACGCCTACCGCTTCCTGCGCGCCATGGAGCACCGGATCCAGCTGTTCCGGCTCCGGCGCACCCACCTCGTGCCCGAGGACCCCACCGATCTGCGCCGCCTCGGCCGCTCCCTCGGCTTCCGCACCGACCCCGTCACCGAACTCCACCGCGAGTGGCGGCGGCACGCCTCCGTGGTCCGGCGGCTCCACGAGAAGCTCTTCTACCGGCCCCTCCTCGACGCCGTTGCCCAGCTGGCGCCCGGCGAGGCCCGGCTCAGCGCCAAGGCCGCCGGACAGCGCCTGGAAGCCCTCGGCTACGCCGACCCCGCCGCCGCCCTCCGGCATATCGAGGCCCTCGCCTCCGGCGTCAGCCGCAAGGCAGCGATCCAGCGGACCCTGCTGCCCGTCCTCCTCAACTGGTTCGCAGACTCCGCCGACCCCGACGCCGGACTCCTCGGTTTCCGCAAGGTCTCCGACGCGCTCGGCAAGACCCCCTGGTATCTGCGGCTGCTCCGGGACGAGGGCGCCGCGGCCGAGAACCTCGCCCGGGTGCTGTCCGCCGGGCGGCTCGCCCCCGATCTGCTGCTGCGCGCCCCCGAAGCGGTCGCCATCCTCGGGGACCCGGACGGGCTGCGGCCCCGCCGCCGCGACCACCTCCAGCCGGAGATCCTCGCCGCCGTCGGCCGTGCCGCCAGCGCGGAGGCCGCCGTCGCCGCGGCGCGCGGGGTCAGGCGCCGGGAGCTGTTCCGTACTGCCGCGGCCGACCTCATCGGCTCGTACGGCACCGAGGACAGCCCCGCCGAGACCGACACCGGCGCCCTTGTCGACCAGATCGGCACCGCGCTCACCGATCTGACCGCCGCGACCCTCGCGGGCGCCCTGCGGGCCGCCGTACGCGAACGCTGGGGCGACGAACTCCCCACCCGCTTCGCCGTCATCGGCATGGGCCGCTTCGGCGGCCAGGAGCTGTCCTACGGCTCCGACGCGGACGTCCTCTTCGTCCACGAACCGCGCGAAGGCGTCGACGACCAGGAGGCCGCGCGGGCCGCGGGGCTCGTCGTCGAAGAGATGCGACGGCTCCTCCAGCTGCCCACCGCCGATCCGCCGCTCCTCATCGACGCCGATCTGCGCCCCGAGGGCAAGAGCGGCCCCCTGGTCCGTACCCTCGCCTCCTACGAGGCCTACTACCGCCGCTGGTCCCTGGTCTGGGAGGCGCAGGCGCTGCTGCGCGCCGAACCCGTGGCGGGCGACCCCGAGCTGGGCGCGCGCTTCATGGAGCTGGTCGACCCGCTGCGGTATCCGGCCGAGGGCCTGGGGGAGGACGCCGTACGCGAGATCCGCCGGCTCAAGGCCCGGATGGAGTCCGAACGGCTGCCGCGCGGCGCCGACCCCACGCTCCACACCAAACTCGGGCGCGGCGGGCTCAGCGACGTCGAGTGGACCGTCCAGCTGATGCAGATGCGCCACGGCTGGTCCGAGCCCGGCCTGCGCACCACCCGCACCCGCGAGGCGCTCGCCGCGGCGCACGCGGCCGGCCTGATCGCCACCGAGGACGCGCAGATCCTCGACGAGGCGTGGGTGCTGGCCACCCGGGTGCGGAACGCGGTGATGCTGGTCCGCGGCCGCCCGGGCGACACCTTCCCCTCCGAGACGAGGGAACTGGCCGCCGTCGCCCGCTATCTGGGCTTCGGCCCGGGCCACGCGGGGGACATGCTGGACACCTACCGCCGGGTGACCCGGCGGGCGCGGGCGGTCGTGGACACGCTCTTCTACGAGTCGTAA
- a CDS encoding antitoxin: MSVLDKLKQMLKGHESQADKGVDKAGDAVDAKTQGKYSGQVDQAQDKLKGQYGGGQGGGTDRPPQP; the protein is encoded by the coding sequence ATGTCCGTGTTGGACAAGCTCAAGCAGATGCTCAAGGGCCACGAGTCCCAGGCGGACAAGGGTGTCGACAAGGCGGGAGACGCCGTCGACGCCAAGACGCAGGGCAAGTACAGCGGCCAGGTCGACCAGGCGCAGGACAAGCTGAAGGGCCAGTACGGCGGAGGCCAGGGCGGCGGGACGGACCGGCCGCCGCAGCCCTGA
- a CDS encoding alpha/beta hydrolase family protein, which produces MTGSAALLATAVTAPGPLSPAAAAVPRRAAAPVRFDLPAPSGPYPIGTVALHLRDTSRPDPWTTGRPCRELMISIWYPAAGGPPAPVVPWMPPRAADSYLGSLGLPPGAVLLGNAHGRERAPFRCAGGPLPVVVYSPGSNASRSFGTGIVEDLAGHGYVVVTVDHPYDAAAVEFPGGRVETTPPGGMRDYAKGLAVRTDDLRFVLDRLAAIRAGDGTDLPGGPLPAGLREALDLRRIGMIGHSLGGAATAAAMHTDGRIAAGASLDGGAAGPVVDAGLDRPFLVVDTYGKGGMETNPALRTFWSKLRGWRRRLTVAGAAHQSFGDEALILPQVAPLLGMDRATLEGEVGTIPTHRAQAFQRAYPRAFFDLHLRGRGRLLDGPSRDFPEVRHQR; this is translated from the coding sequence GTGACCGGGTCCGCCGCGCTGCTCGCCACCGCCGTCACGGCCCCGGGACCGCTGTCGCCCGCGGCCGCCGCCGTGCCCCGGCGGGCGGCGGCGCCCGTACGGTTCGATCTGCCCGCCCCGTCCGGCCCGTACCCGATCGGTACGGTCGCGCTCCATCTGCGCGACACCTCCCGCCCCGACCCGTGGACCACCGGCCGGCCCTGCCGCGAACTGATGATCAGCATCTGGTACCCGGCCGCCGGCGGACCCCCGGCCCCCGTCGTCCCCTGGATGCCTCCCCGGGCCGCCGACAGCTATCTGGGCTCCCTCGGCCTGCCGCCGGGGGCGGTCCTGCTGGGGAACGCCCACGGCCGTGAACGTGCCCCGTTCCGCTGCGCCGGGGGCCCGCTTCCGGTGGTGGTCTACTCGCCCGGCTCCAACGCCTCCCGCTCCTTCGGCACCGGCATCGTCGAAGACCTCGCCGGGCACGGATACGTGGTCGTCACCGTCGACCACCCCTACGACGCGGCGGCGGTCGAGTTCCCCGGCGGCCGGGTGGAGACCACACCCCCGGGCGGTATGCGCGACTACGCCAAGGGTCTCGCGGTCCGCACCGACGATCTGCGTTTCGTCCTCGACCGGCTCGCCGCGATCAGGGCGGGCGACGGTACGGACCTGCCCGGCGGGCCGCTGCCCGCAGGGCTGCGGGAGGCGCTCGACCTGCGGCGTATCGGAATGATCGGGCACTCCCTGGGCGGCGCCGCCACTGCCGCCGCGATGCACACCGACGGGCGGATCGCGGCGGGCGCAAGCCTGGACGGCGGTGCGGCGGGACCCGTCGTGGACGCCGGTCTGGACCGCCCGTTCCTGGTCGTGGACACCTATGGGAAGGGCGGTATGGAGACCAATCCGGCCCTGCGCACCTTCTGGTCGAAGCTGCGCGGCTGGCGGCGGCGCCTCACCGTCGCGGGGGCCGCGCACCAGTCGTTCGGCGACGAGGCGCTGATCCTCCCGCAGGTCGCGCCCCTCCTCGGCATGGACCGGGCGACCCTGGAAGGAGAGGTGGGGACGATCCCGACCCACCGGGCGCAGGCGTTCCAGCGCGCCTATCCGCGGGCCTTCTTCGATCTGCATCTGCGCGGACGGGGCAGACTGCTCGACGGGCCGTCGCGCGACTTCCCCGAGGTCCGCCACCAGCGGTGA
- a CDS encoding OsmC family protein, which produces MSATHTYDVAVRWTGNLGTGTENYRSYSRAHNVVGEGKPTIAASADPAFRGDRDRWNPEELLVASVAQCHMLWYLHFCSTEGVTVLAYEDLAHAVMTMDESGGGGRITEVVLRPEVTVADAATAEKARALHGKVPAVCFIARSVNFPVRHEPVIRTGGAPAPAPR; this is translated from the coding sequence ATGTCTGCAACTCACACCTATGACGTGGCCGTCCGCTGGACGGGGAACCTCGGTACGGGGACGGAGAACTACCGCTCCTACAGCCGCGCGCACAACGTCGTCGGGGAGGGCAAGCCGACCATCGCCGCCTCCGCGGATCCCGCGTTCCGGGGCGACCGGGACCGCTGGAACCCGGAGGAGCTGCTCGTCGCCTCCGTCGCCCAGTGCCACATGCTGTGGTACCTGCACTTCTGCTCGACCGAGGGAGTGACGGTGCTGGCCTACGAGGATCTGGCGCACGCCGTGATGACGATGGACGAAAGCGGCGGCGGAGGCCGGATCACCGAGGTCGTGCTCCGCCCGGAGGTGACCGTCGCCGACGCCGCCACGGCGGAGAAGGCCCGGGCCCTGCACGGGAAGGTCCCGGCGGTCTGCTTCATCGCCCGTTCGGTGAACTTCCCGGTCCGCCACGAACCGGTGATCCGGACCGGCGGCGCCCCGGCACCGGCACCGCGATAG
- a CDS encoding response regulator — MVNRPVRVLLADDQPLLRTGFGLLIDSVPDLTVVGEAVSGEQAVELALRLRPDVVLMDVRMPGTDGLEATRRICADPGSDRTRVLVLTTFDLDEYVYAALRGGASGFLLKDILPADLLNAIRVVASGEGMLAPAVTRRLIHEFAGRGEPRPYVARALSGLTPRELEVLRLVARGLPNPALAEHLGLSVSTVKTHVRRLLAKLRAHDRAQLVVIAYESGLVSAGGA, encoded by the coding sequence GTGGTGAACCGGCCGGTACGAGTCCTGCTCGCCGACGACCAGCCGCTGCTGCGGACCGGTTTCGGCCTGCTCATCGACAGTGTGCCGGACCTCACCGTGGTGGGTGAGGCCGTGAGCGGCGAGCAGGCGGTGGAGCTCGCGCTGCGGCTGCGGCCGGACGTGGTGCTGATGGACGTCCGCATGCCGGGCACGGACGGTCTGGAAGCCACCCGGCGGATCTGCGCGGACCCGGGCTCCGACCGTACCCGCGTCCTGGTCCTGACGACGTTCGACCTGGACGAGTACGTGTACGCGGCGCTGCGCGGCGGGGCCAGCGGCTTTCTGCTGAAGGACATCCTGCCCGCCGATCTGCTGAACGCCATCCGGGTGGTCGCGTCCGGCGAGGGCATGCTCGCCCCCGCCGTGACCCGGCGGCTGATCCACGAGTTCGCCGGCCGGGGCGAGCCGCGCCCGTACGTCGCCCGGGCCCTGTCGGGTCTGACGCCGAGGGAGCTGGAGGTGCTCCGTCTGGTCGCCCGGGGCCTGCCCAACCCCGCCCTCGCCGAGCACCTCGGGCTGAGCGTCTCCACGGTCAAGACCCATGTGCGCCGTCTGCTGGCGAAGCTCCGGGCCCACGACCGCGCCCAGTTGGTGGTCATCGCCTACGAGTCGGGGCTGGTCTCGGCAGGCGGCGCCTGA
- a CDS encoding DUF305 domain-containing protein, protein MTRTHWTAVGAVVAALLFAGAATVASAGDGGSASRTPATDSADAGFARDMSVHHQQAVEMSFIVRDRTQDVDVRRLAYDIINTQANQRGMMQGWLDQWGLAQIAPDREPMAWMAGGEAHSGHNAKTGDVRMPGMATPEQLQKLAKLSGKAAETEYLQLMIAHHKGGVDMAQGCVDLCSPGVERQLAEGMVQGQRSEVELMTGMLKDRGAQPRE, encoded by the coding sequence ATGACCCGGACCCACTGGACCGCGGTGGGCGCCGTGGTGGCCGCGCTGCTCTTCGCCGGGGCGGCCACGGTCGCCTCGGCGGGCGACGGCGGCTCCGCGTCCCGCACCCCGGCGACGGACTCGGCGGACGCCGGTTTCGCGCGGGACATGTCCGTGCACCACCAGCAGGCGGTGGAGATGTCGTTCATCGTGCGCGACCGTACGCAGGACGTGGACGTGCGCAGGCTGGCGTACGACATCATCAACACCCAGGCCAATCAGCGCGGCATGATGCAGGGCTGGCTGGACCAGTGGGGTCTGGCGCAGATCGCGCCGGACCGGGAGCCGATGGCGTGGATGGCCGGGGGCGAGGCGCACTCCGGTCACAACGCGAAGACCGGCGACGTCCGGATGCCCGGCATGGCCACTCCGGAGCAGCTGCAGAAGCTGGCGAAGCTCAGCGGCAAGGCGGCGGAGACCGAGTACCTCCAGCTGATGATCGCCCACCACAAGGGCGGGGTGGACATGGCGCAGGGCTGTGTGGACCTGTGCTCCCCCGGCGTCGAGCGGCAGCTGGCCGAGGGCATGGTCCAGGGCCAGCGCTCGGAGGTCGAGCTGATGACGGGGATGCTGAAGGACCGCGGGGCTCAGCCGCGGGAGTAG
- a CDS encoding sensor histidine kinase, with protein sequence MDDGESRPWVVKRLREGHWRAVDTVAAVLFAVGFGAGGTVEHGWAAGAAAAAVWLPVAVRRRWPVPVLYSVLGGVVCALLLTGWEDVWVVLGVLLYTVAAREPRRVASIALAASLASVAAAGAVVSPSTTAAGTVSDAVFASLVMVLPWLVGTATREQRRYAELAARQAVADERLRIARDLHDVVAHHLAVITVRAEVARAVSATNPHEAGETLALVGSAGRAALTEMRRMVGVLRSPFDEDGPEPVPDPGHDPGPGAAGLPELAAGAGPRVELDMDPDVELPPGLGPAVYRIVQEALTNVVKHADSADCRVTLRRADPGAVDAVEVEIVNGPPPSPGGPAVPPEHRIGGGHGLAGMRERAAAHGGVVSAGPLAGGGFRVHVLLPCGRGRSW encoded by the coding sequence ATGGATGACGGGGAGTCACGGCCGTGGGTCGTGAAACGGCTGCGCGAGGGGCACTGGCGGGCCGTGGACACCGTGGCGGCCGTGCTGTTCGCCGTGGGGTTCGGCGCGGGCGGGACGGTGGAGCACGGCTGGGCCGCAGGGGCGGCCGCCGCGGCGGTCTGGCTGCCGGTAGCGGTACGGCGCCGGTGGCCGGTGCCGGTGCTGTACTCGGTGCTCGGCGGGGTCGTCTGCGCCCTGCTGCTGACCGGGTGGGAGGACGTCTGGGTCGTCCTCGGCGTTCTGCTGTACACGGTGGCCGCGCGGGAGCCCCGGCGGGTGGCGTCGATCGCGCTCGCCGCCTCGCTGGCGTCGGTCGCGGCGGCCGGGGCCGTGGTGTCGCCGTCGACGACGGCCGCCGGGACCGTATCGGATGCCGTCTTCGCGTCGCTGGTGATGGTCCTGCCCTGGCTGGTGGGCACCGCGACGCGGGAGCAGCGGCGGTACGCGGAGCTGGCCGCCCGGCAGGCGGTGGCGGACGAACGGCTGCGGATCGCCCGGGATCTGCACGATGTGGTGGCGCATCATCTGGCCGTGATCACGGTGCGTGCGGAGGTCGCCCGGGCAGTGTCCGCTACGAACCCGCACGAGGCCGGGGAGACGCTGGCGCTCGTCGGAAGCGCGGGCCGGGCGGCCCTGACCGAGATGCGGCGGATGGTCGGCGTACTCAGATCACCCTTCGACGAGGACGGGCCGGAGCCGGTTCCTGACCCGGGCCACGATCCGGGGCCGGGGGCGGCGGGCCTTCCCGAGCTGGCCGCGGGCGCGGGCCCGCGGGTGGAGTTGGACATGGACCCGGACGTGGAACTGCCGCCGGGCCTGGGCCCGGCCGTCTACCGGATCGTCCAGGAGGCGCTCACCAATGTGGTCAAGCATGCGGATTCGGCCGACTGCCGGGTGACGCTGCGCCGGGCGGACCCCGGCGCGGTGGACGCCGTGGAGGTCGAGATCGTCAACGGCCCGCCGCCTTCGCCCGGTGGGCCGGCCGTACCGCCGGAGCACCGCATCGGGGGCGGGCACGGGCTCGCCGGGATGCGGGAGCGGGCGGCGGCGCACGGCGGGGTCGTCTCGGCGGGCCCGCTGGCCGGGGGCGGCTTCCGGGTCCATGTCCTGCTGCCCTGCGGCCGGGGGCGGTCGTGGTGA
- a CDS encoding pyridoxamine 5'-phosphate oxidase family protein yields MTAHTPRGELAAAFSDPAAEALDWATAERLLTDAEIFWLSSVRPDGRPHVTPLLTLWIDGALHFCTGAGERKARNLRENPEVVLTTGTNSLDRGCDLVVEGTAERVADGAALRTVADAYVAKYGADWTFEVGDGVLDGEGGPALVYRVGPRTVFGFAKDPYAQTRFRFPPAD; encoded by the coding sequence ATGACCGCACACACCCCCCGCGGCGAGCTCGCCGCCGCCTTCAGCGACCCGGCGGCCGAAGCCCTCGACTGGGCGACGGCCGAACGCCTGCTCACCGACGCCGAGATCTTCTGGCTGTCGAGCGTCCGGCCGGACGGCCGCCCGCATGTCACACCGCTGCTGACGCTCTGGATCGACGGGGCCCTGCACTTCTGCACCGGCGCCGGGGAACGCAAGGCCAGGAACCTCCGGGAGAACCCGGAGGTGGTCCTCACCACCGGCACCAACTCCCTGGACCGGGGCTGTGACCTGGTCGTGGAGGGGACGGCCGAGCGGGTGGCGGACGGGGCGGCGCTCCGGACCGTCGCGGACGCCTACGTCGCCAAGTACGGCGCCGACTGGACGTTCGAAGTGGGCGACGGCGTCCTCGACGGGGAGGGCGGCCCGGCGCTGGTCTACCGGGTCGGGCCGCGGACCGTCTTCGGCTTCGCCAAGGACCCGTACGCGCAGACCCGGTTCCGCTTCCCGCCCGCCGACTGA